GAGGGAAGAATGGCGTTCCTGAACCTCACCGTAAAAGAAAATCTGCTTCTGGGGGCCTATACCCGCAACGACAAAAAGGGAATCCATTCCGATCTGGAAAGGGTTTACAGCCTTTTTCCCCGTCTTCGGGAGAGAAGCGGCCAGGTCACGGGAACGCTTTCCGGCGGAGAACAGCAGATGCTGGTGGTGGGAAGGGCCCTGATGAGCCGCTGCAGACTGCTCCTGCTGGACGAGCCCTCCATGGGACTGGCTCCGATTCTGGTGGAAGAAGTTTTCAATACGATTCTTGAGGTGAGAAAACAGGGGACGCCGATTCTGCTGGTGGAACAAAACGCGAACATGGCCCTCTCCATCGCCGATCGCGGCTACGTCCTCGAAACGGGAAAAATCGTTCTGGAGGGCAGGGCCTCCGACCTGGCGAAAATGGACGAGGTCCGCTCCGCTTACCTGGGCGGATGATTTTTCTGATGAAAGAGCGGAACAATCGAT
This DNA window, taken from Synergistaceae bacterium, encodes the following:
- a CDS encoding ABC transporter ATP-binding protein is translated as MLLDVRDLKVSYGVIEAVKGVSFTVDQGEIVTLVGANGAGKTSILRAVSGLADVRGGSVAYDGRDITKVPPHDIVAMGISHVPEGRMAFLNLTVKENLLLGAYTRNDKKGIHSDLERVYSLFPRLRERSGQVTGTLSGGEQQMLVVGRALMSRCRLLLLDEPSMGLAPILVEEVFNTILEVRKQGTPILLVEQNANMALSIADRGYVLETGKIVLEGRASDLAKMDEVRSAYLGG